One part of the Acidibrevibacterium fodinaquatile genome encodes these proteins:
- a CDS encoding chromosome partitioning protein ParB, whose translation MSEQSKPFVVDLKQLRSRPKDAAPAAIQTVDRAGEQYGFVAREATGRRGRPPSPRTGQVHAKVLPHIAEEIAAEATRRGVTQGTLIEEAWAIYLAHKSGK comes from the coding sequence ATGAGCGAGCAATCCAAGCCCTTCGTCGTTGACCTGAAGCAGCTTCGCAGCAGGCCCAAGGACGCGGCGCCCGCCGCCATCCAGACAGTGGACAGAGCTGGGGAGCAGTATGGCTTCGTGGCGCGTGAGGCGACTGGCAGACGTGGTCGTCCGCCCAGCCCGCGTACTGGTCAGGTGCATGCCAAGGTGCTGCCCCATATTGCCGAGGAGATTGCCGCCGAGGCAACTCGGCGCGGCGTAACGCAGGGCACCCTCATCGAGGAGGCGTGGGCAATCTATCTCGCGCACAAATCTGGTAAATAA
- a CDS encoding ParA family protein has protein sequence MPVVVIASPKGGSGKSTSAVLLGTELAHAGAQVTMLDCDPNRSLSLWGGRGELPPRMTLLADVTESDIVRTIQKHDADGGIVIVDLEGVASRLVSRAISQADLVLTPMRATTLDATIGARTLALIAEEEEALGRSIRHAVVFTMTRSIESKQHRGIEASLSGQGVDIVQPSLMERAAFSALFAFGGDLRSMPAQGRMEEAIKNASAFAQAIYQRLTEATQ, from the coding sequence ATGCCGGTTGTTGTCATCGCCTCGCCCAAGGGAGGCTCAGGTAAATCCACTAGCGCCGTGCTGTTGGGCACCGAGCTGGCCCATGCAGGCGCACAGGTGACTATGCTCGACTGTGACCCCAACCGTTCTTTGTCCCTGTGGGGGGGCAGGGGGGAGTTGCCACCGCGCATGACGTTGCTGGCGGACGTGACGGAATCCGACATTGTGCGCACCATTCAGAAACATGATGCAGACGGCGGCATTGTCATCGTGGACCTGGAAGGCGTGGCCTCGCGGCTGGTCTCGCGTGCCATTAGCCAGGCCGACCTGGTCCTCACACCTATGCGAGCCACTACACTCGACGCCACGATAGGCGCGCGTACGCTGGCACTCATTGCCGAGGAGGAGGAAGCGCTGGGCCGCTCCATTCGCCACGCCGTGGTCTTCACCATGACCCGAAGCATAGAGTCCAAGCAGCATCGTGGCATTGAGGCTTCGTTGAGCGGGCAGGGGGTGGATATCGTACAGCCCTCCCTGATGGAGCGTGCCGCGTTCTCCGCTCTGTTCGCGTTCGGCGGCGATTTGCGCTCGATGCCTGCACAAGGCCGCATGGAGGAGGCCATCAAGAACGCCTCTGCATTCGCGCAAGCCATCTATCAGCGTCTAACGGAGGCCACTCAATGA
- a CDS encoding type II toxin-antitoxin system RelE/ParE family toxin: protein MAHEVIFAPEALVDLTSLYDRIAEDASPERALAYVERLQRYCLAFASFPERGMRRDDLRPGLRIIGYRRRVTIAFHITPERVIIDRVLYGGRDVEGLLADNER from the coding sequence GTGGCGCATGAGGTCATCTTCGCCCCTGAGGCATTGGTCGACTTGACCAGCCTCTATGACCGCATCGCTGAAGATGCCTCGCCGGAGCGGGCGCTAGCCTATGTTGAGCGGCTGCAACGCTACTGCCTGGCATTCGCCTCCTTTCCCGAGCGGGGCATGCGCCGCGATGACCTGCGCCCTGGCCTGCGCATCATCGGCTACCGGCGGCGAGTAACTATCGCCTTCCACATCACGCCTGAGCGCGTCATCATTGACCGGGTACTTTATGGAGGCAGGGATGTGGAAGGGTTGCTAGCCGACAACGAGCGCTGA
- a CDS encoding type II toxin-antitoxin system ParD family antitoxin has protein sequence MSTTEKRTVSLPLEQTRFIDSLVSSGTYASASEVVRAGLRALQERDAAVERWLREEVVSVYDAMQADPSRGLTPDQVASAMRARHAERLKASRGA, from the coding sequence ATGTCCACTACCGAAAAGCGTACCGTCAGCCTGCCGCTTGAGCAGACGCGCTTCATCGATAGCCTGGTCTCTTCCGGTACCTACGCCTCGGCCAGCGAGGTTGTGCGCGCCGGCCTGCGTGCCTTGCAGGAGCGCGACGCCGCCGTGGAGCGCTGGCTACGGGAAGAAGTGGTGTCAGTCTATGATGCCATGCAGGCCGACCCCTCGCGGGGCCTAACACCCGACCAGGTAGCTTCGGCGATGCGCGCCCGCCATGCCGAGCGCCTGAAGGCTAGCCGTGGCGCATGA
- a CDS encoding tyrosine-type recombinase/integrase: MSLYDPSGARKYLTRSERDAFLAAAEHADRQVRTLGMTLAYAGCRLSEALALTIDRVDLAAGVLIFESLKKRQRGIYRAVPVPPALLSALDLVHGIREHQARRGKGRGIRLWPWSRMTGWRAIHALMQAAGLPGPHASPKGLRHSFGVTAVSAGIPLNLLQKWLGHAQLTTTAIYANATGAEEKNIASKMWE; the protein is encoded by the coding sequence ATGAGCCTCTACGACCCCAGCGGCGCCCGCAAATATCTGACCCGGAGCGAACGCGACGCCTTCCTCGCCGCCGCCGAACACGCCGACCGCCAGGTCCGCACCCTCGGTATGACCCTCGCCTACGCCGGCTGCCGCCTCTCCGAGGCCCTGGCCCTCACCATCGACCGCGTCGACCTCGCCGCCGGCGTGCTCATCTTCGAAAGCCTGAAAAAACGCCAGCGCGGCATCTACCGCGCCGTCCCCGTCCCCCCTGCCCTGCTCAGCGCCCTCGACCTCGTCCACGGCATCCGCGAACACCAGGCCCGCCGCGGTAAAGGACGCGGCATCCGTCTCTGGCCCTGGTCACGCATGACCGGCTGGCGCGCTATCCACGCCCTCATGCAAGCCGCCGGGCTCCCCGGCCCCCACGCCTCCCCCAAAGGCCTCCGCCACAGCTTCGGCGTCACCGCCGTCTCCGCCGGCATCCCCCTCAACCTCCTCCAGAAATGGCTCGGTCACGCCCAGCTCACCACCACCGCCATCTACGCCAACGCCACAGGCGCCGAAGAAAAAAATATCGCCAGCAAAATGTGGGAGTGA
- a CDS encoding WGR domain-containing protein, whose amino-acid sequence MAEPYQLPLFPDHARLIRIRPERNEWRFYHLAIWPDLFGRALLARYWGRIGTKGHLRLDPYPDPGAALNALAALARRKRRRGYRETSA is encoded by the coding sequence ATGGCCGAACCCTACCAGCTCCCTCTCTTCCCCGACCACGCCCGCCTCATCCGCATCCGGCCCGAGCGCAACGAATGGCGCTTCTATCACCTCGCCATCTGGCCCGACCTCTTCGGCCGCGCCCTCCTCGCCCGCTACTGGGGCCGCATCGGAACCAAAGGCCACCTCCGCCTCGACCCCTACCCAGACCCAGGCGCCGCTCTCAACGCCCTCGCCGCCCTCGCTCGCCGCAAACGACGCCGTGGCTATCGCGAAACCTCCGCGTGA
- a CDS encoding IS630 family transposase, producing MAQTVIPIVNSADRERLAAIVEDRNRSQKHVQRARIILLSAERLTVLEVAARSGASRPSVWRWQRRFAEQGVDGLLRDKTRKPGKAPLSPATIARVLALPCGEAPKAATHWTGRMVASAVGISLSAVQRIWRAHRLQPHRIRTFKKSNDPAFAAKVEDIVGLYMNPPAHAVVVSIDEKSQIQALDRTQPGLPIKPGRCGTMTHDYKRHGTTTLFAALNVLDGTVVGRCMPRHTHQEFVRFLNAVERAVPAGKIIHAIADNYATHKHPKVREWLADHPRWVFHFTPTSASWINAVENFFSVITRRRIRRGVFTSVADLQRAIRSYIREHNRNPRPFVWTKPADDILAKLSRLPVASD from the coding sequence ATGGCACAGACCGTCATCCCCATCGTCAACTCCGCGGACCGCGAGCGTTTGGCCGCCATTGTGGAGGATCGCAACCGTTCTCAGAAGCATGTTCAGCGTGCCAGGATCATTCTGCTATCGGCGGAGCGTCTGACCGTGCTGGAGGTGGCGGCGCGCAGTGGAGCAAGCCGGCCGTCGGTATGGCGCTGGCAGCGGCGCTTTGCCGAGCAAGGTGTCGATGGATTGCTGCGCGACAAGACACGCAAGCCGGGCAAGGCGCCGTTGTCGCCGGCGACCATCGCCCGCGTGCTGGCGCTGCCCTGCGGGGAGGCACCGAAAGCGGCGACCCACTGGACCGGCCGTATGGTGGCCAGCGCCGTCGGCATCAGCCTGAGCGCGGTGCAGCGCATCTGGCGGGCCCATCGCCTGCAGCCACACCGCATCAGGACCTTCAAGAAATCCAACGACCCGGCTTTCGCCGCCAAGGTCGAGGATATCGTTGGGCTCTACATGAACCCGCCTGCGCACGCCGTCGTCGTCTCGATCGACGAGAAAAGCCAGATCCAGGCGCTCGACCGCACCCAGCCCGGCCTGCCGATCAAGCCTGGCCGCTGCGGCACCATGACCCATGATTACAAGCGCCACGGCACCACCACCCTGTTCGCCGCTCTGAATGTCCTCGACGGCACCGTCGTCGGCCGCTGCATGCCCCGGCACACCCATCAGGAATTCGTCAGGTTCCTCAACGCCGTCGAGCGCGCCGTCCCCGCCGGCAAGATCATCCACGCCATCGCCGACAACTACGCCACCCACAAACATCCTAAAGTCAGGGAGTGGCTGGCCGATCATCCGCGCTGGGTCTTCCATTTCACGCCAACCTCCGCGTCCTGGATCAACGCCGTCGAAAACTTCTTCTCTGTCATCACCCGACGGCGCATCCGGCGCGGCGTGTTCACCTCCGTCGCCGATCTCCAACGCGCCATCCGCAGCTACATCCGCGAGCACAACCGCAACCCCAGGCCATTCGTCTGGACCAAGCCGGCTGACGACATCCTCGCCAAGCTCAGCCGGCTGCCTGTAGCGTCCGATTGA
- a CDS encoding glycosyltransferase, whose product MTQPETRRRCKLSAIVVSYNREEIIGTVLRGLQFADEVILLDKSSTDRTAEIGAAFVDRVVRVPWSPTVEETRVSMESYCTHDWVLFLDDDECLSPDAALFIDKELHEPRADLYRLPLRHYIMAQHDEDAYYWPESHIRLFRKGALRFVPTVHGGIEELSERRYDIPSDAGIAIHHLSHADVHQWIDKTNRYTSRPERVRALGEGADLAHFAHHSIDRWLKASRNATPGSYSEAVAVLRSTYDLIDRLKSWEEARGVDGRARFAELCQALDLAYETHLTPIRRPRVAGAIAPSAPPQALAATEAADPILVRANASLVSMLRQTQEAGDALRKTHERLQAETERLRAEIEQRRTETEQQQAETERLRAEIKQRWTETEQQQAEAERLRAEIEQRRTETEQQRAEAERLRAEIEQRRAETEQQRAEAERLRAEIKQRWTETEQQQANHVRLQQLVTDLAVQLKQIQLSTSWRMTGPLRLLGRQIPFVARNGRRTLRLAFWIVTGRLRQRLEERRKRRESQAALPAPAEGMVPPQPSTEQSQTQAETIHLPVSATPRVTIIIPIYGGVDYTLRCLASIAAAPPATPFEVLVADDATPGEDVLALERVSGLRFIRWPENMGFLRSCNAAAKLAKGDFLFFLNNDTEILPGAVDTLVELFDARPDAGLVGSKLIYPDGRLQEAGGIMWRDGSAWNYGNLSDPQRPEFNYVREVDYISGAAIMLPRALWEEMGGFDEHFLPAYYEDSDLAFRLRAAGWKVLYQPRSVVIHHEGITHGTDTSQGVKAHQVTNSQRFRERWRETLEREHLPNGERVLRARDRSLARRLTLVVDHYVPEPDRDGGSRAMLTFMDTLLATGRMVKFLPQNLHRTPGYTEALEARGIEVIHGPWNENAEAWLRQHGDEVDEIVLSRPSVANELLLPLRRHCRAPIVFYGHDLHFARMASEPGAQQNKTKNAAIAEMKALERRIWRMVDVVLYLSEEEVEAVRRLEPGVRAQSVPVCVLPVTPPTHKEIPDAPNLLFVGGFRHPPNVESAIWLVKEIMPLIWRDHPGASLTIIGSNPPLEVLTLAQPGVEVRGNVTDSELAAAYRMARVAICPLRSGAGVKLKVVDAMHNAVPVVTTPVGIQGMPGIESIVDIGEDATALAAAACRLLTDDTLWQQRADAQRGYVSARFSAEAMRAALVEAFAVVQSARGMRRDLPPESALAVM is encoded by the coding sequence GTGACACAGCCTGAAACGCGCCGTCGGTGCAAGCTGTCGGCGATCGTTGTGAGCTACAACCGGGAAGAAATTATTGGTACCGTCCTGCGCGGGTTGCAGTTCGCCGACGAGGTTATACTGCTCGATAAATCTTCTACCGACCGCACCGCAGAGATCGGCGCGGCGTTTGTCGACCGCGTGGTCCGCGTGCCTTGGTCTCCCACCGTTGAGGAAACGCGTGTCTCGATGGAATCCTATTGCACGCATGATTGGGTGCTATTCCTCGATGATGACGAGTGTCTGAGCCCCGACGCCGCGTTGTTTATCGATAAGGAGTTACACGAACCGCGTGCCGATCTATATCGGCTGCCTCTTCGTCATTACATCATGGCGCAGCACGACGAGGATGCGTATTACTGGCCGGAATCGCATATTCGTCTGTTCCGCAAGGGCGCTCTGCGCTTTGTTCCTACCGTGCATGGCGGCATTGAGGAACTCTCTGAGCGTCGCTACGATATCCCATCCGACGCGGGAATCGCGATCCATCATTTGTCACATGCCGACGTACATCAATGGATCGATAAGACGAATCGCTACACCTCGCGCCCGGAACGCGTGCGCGCGCTCGGTGAAGGCGCCGACTTGGCGCATTTCGCTCATCACAGCATTGATCGCTGGCTCAAAGCGAGCCGTAACGCCACTCCCGGCAGCTACTCGGAAGCGGTGGCTGTCTTGCGCTCCACCTATGACCTGATTGATCGCCTCAAATCCTGGGAGGAAGCACGCGGCGTCGATGGGCGCGCCCGATTTGCCGAGCTATGTCAGGCGCTCGACCTCGCCTACGAGACTCACCTCACGCCGATTCGCCGACCACGCGTTGCCGGTGCCATAGCGCCTTCTGCACCACCCCAAGCGCTCGCTGCCACCGAGGCCGCCGATCCTATACTGGTTCGGGCCAATGCCAGCTTGGTATCCATGCTGCGGCAAACCCAGGAGGCCGGAGACGCGTTGCGCAAAACGCATGAGCGATTGCAGGCGGAGACCGAGCGGCTAAGGGCGGAAATCGAGCAGCGCCGGACCGAGACAGAGCAGCAGCAGGCGGAGACCGAGCGGCTAAGGGCGGAAATCAAGCAGCGCTGGACCGAGACAGAGCAGCAGCAGGCGGAAGCCGAGCGGCTAAGGGCGGAAATCGAGCAGCGCCGGACCGAGACAGAGCAGCAGCGGGCGGAGGCCGAGCGGCTAAGGGCGGAAATCGAGCAGCGCCGGGCCGAGACAGAGCAGCAGCGGGCGGAGGCCGAGCGGCTAAGGGCGGAAATCAAGCAGCGCTGGACCGAGACAGAGCAGCAGCAGGCGAACCATGTTCGGTTACAGCAACTCGTAACGGATCTTGCGGTGCAATTAAAGCAGATCCAACTCAGCACCAGTTGGCGGATGACAGGGCCGTTAAGACTCCTTGGTCGCCAGATACCATTTGTCGCTCGCAACGGGCGCCGGACCTTGCGTTTGGCTTTCTGGATCGTAACCGGACGGCTGCGGCAGCGGTTGGAAGAGCGGCGGAAACGGCGTGAGAGCCAAGCGGCGCTGCCGGCTCCGGCGGAGGGGATGGTGCCGCCACAGCCGTCTACGGAACAATCCCAGACCCAAGCAGAGACGATTCATCTGCCGGTCTCGGCGACACCGCGCGTCACCATCATCATTCCGATCTATGGCGGGGTGGATTATACGCTGCGCTGTCTCGCCAGCATCGCCGCCGCGCCGCCGGCGACGCCGTTCGAGGTGCTGGTTGCCGACGATGCGACGCCCGGCGAAGACGTGCTCGCGCTAGAGCGGGTTTCCGGTCTGCGCTTCATCCGCTGGCCGGAGAACATGGGTTTTTTGCGTAGCTGCAATGCCGCGGCAAAGCTGGCCAAAGGCGATTTCCTGTTTTTTCTCAACAACGACACCGAAATTCTGCCGGGCGCCGTGGACACGCTGGTGGAGCTGTTCGACGCTCGACCCGATGCTGGCTTGGTCGGGTCGAAACTGATCTATCCCGATGGCCGCCTGCAGGAGGCCGGCGGCATCATGTGGCGGGACGGATCGGCCTGGAATTACGGCAATCTGAGCGATCCGCAGCGGCCGGAATTCAATTATGTCCGCGAAGTGGACTATATTTCCGGCGCCGCCATCATGCTGCCCCGCGCACTCTGGGAGGAGATGGGCGGCTTTGATGAGCATTTCCTGCCGGCTTACTATGAGGACAGCGATCTTGCTTTCCGGCTGCGGGCAGCGGGATGGAAGGTGCTTTACCAGCCGCGGTCGGTGGTCATCCACCATGAAGGCATCACCCACGGCACCGATACCAGCCAGGGGGTCAAGGCTCATCAGGTCACCAATTCCCAGCGTTTCAGGGAGCGCTGGCGCGAAACCTTGGAGCGCGAGCATCTGCCCAATGGTGAGCGTGTTTTGCGCGCCCGCGATCGGTCACTCGCGCGACGCCTGACCCTGGTCGTCGACCATTACGTGCCGGAGCCGGATCGTGACGGCGGTTCGCGAGCGATGCTCACGTTCATGGATACGTTGCTTGCGACCGGGCGGATGGTAAAATTTCTACCACAAAATCTCCATCGCACGCCCGGCTATACTGAGGCGCTGGAAGCACGCGGGATCGAGGTGATCCACGGGCCTTGGAACGAGAATGCGGAGGCATGGCTTCGCCAACATGGCGACGAGGTGGACGAGATCGTCCTTTCTCGGCCGTCCGTAGCGAACGAATTGCTGCTGCCGCTTCGCCGCCATTGTCGTGCGCCGATCGTTTTTTATGGCCATGACCTGCACTTTGCCCGCATGGCGAGCGAACCTGGAGCACAGCAAAACAAGACCAAGAATGCCGCGATCGCGGAGATGAAGGCGCTAGAACGTCGAATTTGGCGCATGGTGGACGTCGTTCTCTATTTATCTGAAGAAGAAGTCGAAGCCGTAAGGCGATTGGAACCAGGCGTGCGCGCACAGAGCGTACCCGTCTGCGTTTTGCCGGTTACGCCCCCTACCCACAAAGAAATTCCTGACGCGCCGAATTTGCTTTTCGTCGGCGGTTTCCGCCATCCGCCCAATGTCGAGTCGGCTATTTGGCTAGTAAAAGAGATCATGCCGTTGATTTGGCGCGATCATCCCGGAGCAAGCCTCACCATCATTGGTTCTAACCCGCCCCTTGAGGTGCTGACCTTGGCACAGCCAGGGGTGGAGGTGCGAGGTAACGTCACGGATTCAGAGTTGGCGGCAGCCTATCGTATGGCGCGCGTTGCGATTTGCCCCTTGCGCTCCGGCGCCGGCGTGAAGCTCAAAGTGGTGGATGCTATGCACAATGCCGTGCCTGTGGTAACCACCCCGGTCGGTATCCAGGGCATGCCTGGGATCGAGTCCATCGTCGACATTGGCGAGGACGCGACTGCGCTTGCGGCGGCCGCGTGCCGGCTCCTCACGGATGACACGCTTTGGCAGCAACGCGCCGACGCGCAGCGTGGCTACGTCTCAGCCCGCTTCTCCGCCGAGGCGATGAGGGCTGCTCTGGTGGAGGCGTTCGCTGTCGTTCAATCGGCAAGAGGCATGCGTCGTGACCTGCCCCCCGAAAGCGCCCTCGCCGTGATGTAG